Proteins from a single region of Desulfobacter postgatei 2ac9:
- a CDS encoding response regulator: MLCLAVLAGDAAAYEMGTAPSYTTERVLILHSYHKGFSWTDNIEAGIRTALEGESVEFFIEYLDSKRQPLEAAGSHILEYLNWKYKTLPIDLLILSDNNALTFLQSYKKNLFPDVPIVFCGINNFQPTLLEGFEHRITGVVEKTDPVRTLQLIRLLQPKAEKLYLITGTTPTGEAVAKEVDAALTADSFGFTPVWLRGLSTVELEQNLSAVSPNDAVFLVLFNRDKDGVYYNYETAAELVDRATFAPVYGMWDFYLGHGIVGGMLASSRDQGLRAGALALKILQQKNIPPVITDSPNAPIFLWDKLRSHGLNPDLLPQDTQIRNRPDSKTWAVAIAAGLGMLLFAVAGYNLIRLFSKTDRSFSRSMPDVFRSNVRQALILLSVVLVTGLAVQSWFAAKNEMAQIRHSIFNERKDLIRTMVNRAVDYINYERYRLGRKGASIQDIKNQILKGLETYVYAHGEGYLFVFTDQGVVLLNRIQPELVGKNLLDITDPNGIKIAQSLIDAAGKAGGGFVQYKWNKPSLGRGVPKISFARKMNDWGWVIGSGLYLDDIEKNSQFFAKQQRNEFIVELLIIFSLTLSVIFLLRLVSRRLTASIDKELFLLQKAISDHDVNAADYTFHEFQAIAAMADDSFKELARTQASLMETESRQREILEHLDAGVVIISRADHLICYVNPTAAKLIGTDPDRIIGNECMKYICPTEKGACPITDLGQMMDNSPRMLLNTAGRQIPIMKTVRPFTYNGQPALLETFVDITEQQRAEDALRRERERLANVITGTDVGTWEWNVQTGETVFNERWAQICGYSLGELSPVSIDTWTHLAHPDDLKKVEILLDRHFSGELDRYDAECRMRHKNGHWVWVQDKGRVISITHDGKPLMMFGTHTDITERKQDQERLQRSLVETEQANKALKKARNKLITVNEHLKNQTALAKRMAAGAEMATRAKSEFLANMSHEIRTPMNGIIGMTGLLLDTDLSDEQRLFTGNVKASADALLTLINDILDFSKIEAGKLDMEILDFELRPFLDDFAHMMALKAHEKDLELICEVSPEVPGQLQGDPGRLRQILTNLTDNAIKFTNAGEVVIQAHLKHQTKEEVLIYFSVKDTGVGIAPEKQGHLFEQFTQVDASITRKYGGTGLGLAISKKLAQLMGGDIGVISPVPEINKLASRPSDSLHSGCLFWFTAQFKQPPSSAETGHEQKIMPDPLKNVRILIVDDNRTNRETLVRQLVGMGAKVSEAADGKAALEKIKRTAQENRLYDLAILDIQMPGMTGDKLGLAIKKEAFGADIKLVLMLSIGRRGDARYFQSIGFSGYLTKPVRYSELSDTLASVLSGGQAGKEENARIRHLNGEIKQPHVRILLAEDNITNQIVAKGILEKFGYSVDAVANGIEAIRALEKIPYDMVLMDLQMSELDGLKATRMIRNTASNVINPNIPVVAMTANAMAGDREKCLNAGMNDYISKPVDPIILAEKIEKWINRIQPRNPERSTVVQKKDKKHGTETFNPEALRANLMEDKQLIAATIRTFLDDMPGQIEILSQLIKQGQAQKGGVQAHKIKGASGYVAADAFQKTAFKMEVAGKAGDLREVEQLLPEISEQFSRLKSDLEDYAARLTVLDH; this comes from the coding sequence GTGTTGTGTTTGGCCGTTCTTGCCGGGGATGCCGCAGCCTATGAGATGGGCACTGCGCCGTCATACACCACAGAACGGGTATTAATACTGCATTCTTACCACAAAGGATTCTCCTGGACCGACAATATCGAAGCAGGTATAAGAACGGCGCTGGAAGGCGAGTCCGTTGAATTTTTCATTGAGTATCTGGACAGCAAGCGTCAGCCGCTCGAAGCGGCAGGATCTCACATTCTTGAATATCTGAACTGGAAATATAAAACCCTTCCCATTGATCTGCTGATCCTTTCCGATAACAATGCCCTCACTTTCCTTCAAAGTTACAAGAAGAATCTTTTTCCTGACGTTCCGATTGTTTTCTGCGGCATCAATAATTTTCAACCAACCCTCCTTGAAGGATTTGAGCATCGCATCACCGGCGTGGTGGAAAAAACCGATCCCGTCAGGACCCTCCAACTGATTCGCCTGCTCCAGCCAAAAGCGGAAAAACTTTACCTCATTACCGGAACAACACCCACCGGTGAAGCTGTTGCAAAAGAAGTGGACGCGGCTTTGACGGCCGACAGCTTTGGATTTACGCCGGTGTGGCTTCGGGGATTGTCCACGGTTGAACTTGAGCAAAATCTGTCCGCGGTATCGCCGAACGATGCCGTTTTTCTGGTGCTCTTCAACCGGGATAAAGATGGTGTATACTATAACTATGAGACGGCGGCAGAGCTGGTCGATCGCGCCACGTTTGCCCCGGTATACGGCATGTGGGATTTTTACCTGGGCCACGGCATTGTCGGCGGGATGCTGGCCAGTTCCCGGGATCAGGGACTAAGAGCCGGCGCACTGGCCTTGAAGATTCTGCAGCAAAAAAACATTCCTCCTGTGATCACAGACAGTCCCAATGCCCCTATTTTCCTATGGGACAAACTTCGTTCCCATGGTTTAAATCCCGATCTGCTGCCACAGGATACCCAAATCCGCAACCGTCCGGATTCAAAAACATGGGCCGTTGCCATTGCCGCCGGGCTGGGGATGCTGCTTTTTGCAGTGGCGGGATACAACCTGATCAGACTCTTTTCAAAGACCGACCGTTCTTTCTCCCGGTCTATGCCTGACGTATTTCGCAGCAATGTGCGCCAGGCGCTTATTCTTCTGAGCGTTGTTTTGGTGACGGGTCTGGCTGTTCAATCCTGGTTTGCTGCTAAAAATGAGATGGCGCAGATACGGCACAGCATTTTTAATGAGAGAAAAGATCTGATCCGGACCATGGTCAATCGGGCCGTGGATTATATCAATTATGAACGTTACCGCCTGGGCCGGAAAGGTGCCTCAATCCAAGACATTAAAAACCAAATACTTAAAGGTCTGGAAACTTACGTTTATGCCCACGGGGAGGGGTATCTTTTTGTTTTCACTGATCAGGGGGTTGTACTGCTTAATCGAATCCAGCCTGAACTGGTCGGCAAAAACCTCTTGGACATCACTGATCCCAACGGTATAAAAATCGCACAAAGCTTGATTGACGCAGCCGGTAAAGCCGGCGGCGGATTTGTTCAATATAAATGGAACAAGCCCAGTCTTGGGCGCGGGGTGCCGAAAATTTCGTTTGCACGGAAAATGAATGACTGGGGCTGGGTGATTGGAAGCGGCCTTTACCTGGATGATATTGAAAAAAACAGTCAGTTTTTTGCAAAACAGCAGCGCAACGAATTTATTGTGGAACTTTTAATTATTTTCAGCCTGACATTAAGCGTGATTTTCCTTTTAAGACTGGTCTCCCGCCGTTTGACCGCAAGTATTGATAAAGAGCTTTTTCTGCTTCAGAAAGCCATTTCAGATCATGATGTTAATGCTGCTGATTATACCTTTCATGAATTTCAAGCCATCGCAGCGATGGCGGATGACAGTTTCAAAGAGCTGGCCCGGACCCAGGCATCCCTGATGGAGACAGAATCTCGGCAACGGGAAATTCTTGAACATCTGGATGCCGGCGTGGTTATCATCAGCCGGGCGGATCATCTGATCTGTTATGTCAATCCGACAGCCGCAAAACTCATCGGTACGGATCCCGATAGGATCATCGGCAATGAATGCATGAAATATATCTGTCCAACGGAAAAAGGAGCCTGCCCCATCACGGACCTTGGGCAGATGATGGACAACAGCCCACGGATGCTTTTAAATACAGCCGGTCGTCAAATTCCCATTATGAAAACCGTCCGGCCTTTTACCTATAACGGACAGCCGGCTCTTCTGGAAACCTTTGTGGATATCACAGAGCAGCAGAGGGCTGAAGATGCCCTTCGCCGGGAGCGTGAACGCCTGGCCAACGTAATTACGGGAACGGATGTCGGAACCTGGGAATGGAATGTTCAGACCGGTGAAACAGTATTTAATGAGCGATGGGCCCAGATCTGCGGTTACAGCCTTGGGGAGCTGTCGCCGGTTTCGATTGACACGTGGACGCATCTGGCGCACCCGGATGATTTAAAAAAGGTAGAAATCCTTTTAGATCGGCATTTCTCAGGAGAACTGGACCGTTACGATGCTGAATGCAGGATGAGGCACAAAAACGGACACTGGGTCTGGGTGCAGGATAAAGGCAGGGTGATTTCCATAACCCATGATGGTAAACCACTCATGATGTTTGGTACCCATACGGATATCACCGAACGCAAACAGGACCAGGAGAGGCTGCAGCGGTCTTTAGTGGAAACTGAGCAGGCCAACAAGGCGCTTAAAAAAGCCAGAAACAAATTAATAACCGTTAACGAACATCTGAAAAACCAGACAGCCCTGGCAAAACGGATGGCGGCCGGAGCTGAGATGGCAACCCGGGCAAAGAGTGAGTTCCTGGCCAATATGAGTCATGAAATTCGGACGCCCATGAACGGTATCATCGGTATGACAGGGCTGCTGCTGGATACGGATCTCTCCGATGAACAACGCCTTTTCACCGGCAATGTCAAGGCAAGTGCCGACGCTCTTTTGACCTTGATCAACGATATTCTGGATTTTTCAAAAATTGAGGCCGGCAAACTGGATATGGAAATTCTGGATTTTGAATTGCGCCCCTTTCTGGATGATTTTGCCCATATGATGGCCCTGAAAGCCCATGAAAAAGATCTGGAGTTGATCTGCGAGGTATCGCCCGAGGTTCCGGGACAGCTTCAGGGCGATCCTGGCCGCCTTCGGCAAATCCTGACGAATCTGACTGATAATGCCATTAAGTTTACCAACGCCGGTGAGGTGGTGATACAGGCGCACCTCAAGCATCAAACCAAAGAAGAGGTCCTCATTTACTTTTCCGTAAAGGATACCGGTGTGGGTATAGCCCCGGAAAAACAGGGTCATCTGTTTGAACAGTTTACCCAGGTGGATGCTTCCATTACACGCAAATACGGCGGCACAGGGCTGGGTCTTGCCATATCTAAAAAACTGGCCCAACTGATGGGCGGAGATATCGGCGTTATTTCACCGGTTCCCGAAATCAACAAATTGGCAAGCCGTCCATCGGACAGCCTCCATTCAGGCTGCCTGTTCTGGTTTACGGCCCAATTTAAACAGCCGCCGTCATCTGCTGAAACCGGCCATGAGCAGAAAATCATGCCGGATCCATTAAAAAATGTCCGTATTTTAATTGTTGATGATAACCGAACCAACCGGGAAACATTAGTAAGACAATTGGTCGGCATGGGGGCAAAGGTATCTGAAGCGGCAGATGGTAAAGCCGCCTTGGAAAAAATAAAGCGCACGGCACAGGAAAATAGACTCTATGACCTTGCGATACTGGATATACAGATGCCCGGCATGACCGGGGACAAGCTTGGCCTGGCCATCAAAAAAGAGGCGTTCGGGGCAGACATCAAACTGGTGTTGATGCTCTCCATAGGCCGGCGTGGGGATGCGCGTTATTTTCAATCCATCGGTTTTTCAGGATACCTTACCAAACCGGTGCGTTACTCGGAACTTTCAGACACGCTGGCCTCTGTTCTCTCCGGCGGACAGGCCGGCAAGGAAGAAAATGCCCGCATTCGGCATTTAAATGGTGAAATCAAACAGCCCCATGTGAGGATTCTTCTGGCAGAAGACAATATCACAAACCAGATCGTTGCAAAGGGCATTCTGGAAAAATTCGGTTACTCTGTGGATGCCGTGGCAAACGGTATTGAGGCGATCCGCGCCCTTGAAAAAATACCGTATGACATGGTATTGATGGATCTGCAGATGTCCGAACTGGATGGCCTTAAGGCCACCCGGATGATCCGCAATACAGCATCCAACGTTATTAACCCGAATATCCCGGTGGTCGCCATGACGGCCAATGCCATGGCCGGTGACCGGGAAAAATGCCTGAATGCAGGCATGAATGATTATATCAGCAAACCTGTAGATCCAATTATCCTGGCTGAAAAGATCGAAAAGTGGATTAATCGTATCCAGCCGCGTAATCCGGAACGCTCCACCGTGGTTCAGAAAAAAGATAAGAAACATGGGACGGAGACCTTTAATCCGGAGGCGCTGAGAGCCAATCTCATGGAAGACAAGCAGCTTATTGCAGCCACCATCCGTACCTTCCTTGATGACATGCCGGGGCAAATC